In one Triplophysa rosa linkage group LG13, Trosa_1v2, whole genome shotgun sequence genomic region, the following are encoded:
- the cxxc5b gene encoding CXXC-type zinc finger protein 5 → MEGSRAIEDEEAQDSCYGDEESSPVVERRNRSGIISAPLSKSLKRSRALSQYIATCSAAAVASVANANRLAHSSMTAAGVKAHATTGQHRAQVGYAKVDRGALMSGLLDSPSGLHLAQAAELLRRAGMLLPVNDPSNVNVGGDMETVSASDSLGSVMDFPLLGNGGVGGSFPYHPGLFIMTPAGVFLADGALSHVTGASEHQQTQSEISSAIGANGKKKRKRCGLCPPCRRRINCEQCSSCRNRKTGHQICKFRKCEELKKKPSGGLEKVMLPTGAPFRWFP, encoded by the coding sequence ATGGAGGGAAGCCGAGCTATTGAGGATGAGGAGGCGCAGGACAGCTGCTATGGCGATGAAGAGTCGTCCCCTGTGGTCGAGCGGAGAAACCGCAGCGGTATCATCAGCGCGCCGCTCAGCAAGAGTCTAAAACGCTCACGGGCTCTCTCGCAGTACATTGCAACCTGCTCGGCCGCTGCCGTCGCCAGCGTCGCAAACGCTAACAGACTCGCCCACAGCTCTATGACGGCAGCGGGTGTCAAAGCCCATGCCACGACCGGGCAGCACAGAGCGCAGGTTGGGTACGCCAAAGTGGACCGTGGCGCTCTCATGTCCGGTCTTCTGGACTCTCCCAGTGGCCTTCATCTCGCCCAGGCCGCTGAGCTCTTGAGGCGGGCCGGCATGCTACTTCCCGTCAATGACCCCTCTAACGTCAACGTGGGAGGGGATATGGAAACGGTCTCGGCCTCTGATTCGCTTGGCAGTGTGATGGACTTCCCGTTGCTTGGCAACGGCGGAGTGGGCGGCAGCTTTCCGTATCACCCGGGGCTTTTCATCATGACGCCGGCGGGCGTGTTTCTGGCAGACGGAGCGCTTTCTCACGTGACGGGGGCGTCGGAACACCAGCAGACGCAGAGCGAGATCTCATCGGCCATTGGCGCCAATGGGAAGAAAAAACGGAAGCGCTGCGGCCTGTGTCCGCCCTGCCGGCGCAGGATAAACTGCGAACAGTGCAGCAGTTGCCGCAACCGGAAAACCGGCCATCAGATCTGCAAGTTCCGCAAGTGCGAAGAGCTTAAAAAGAAACCTTCTGGCGGGCTGGAG
- the zgc:110843 gene encoding CDGSH iron-sulfur domain-containing protein 1 isoform X2 produces the protein MSPQVLALSAFTKPGLIPGSRDSKDQLITIVPVTVAAVVSTYMLTRYFRGQSDPKSRINQTINKDSPKVVHSFDVEDIGNKVVYCRCWRSKKFPYCDGAHSKHNEETGDNVGPLIIKKRNAAGQKIPE, from the exons ATGTCACCCCAGGTTCTAGCTCTTTCTGCGTTCACTAAACCGGGATTAATACCGGGCTCAAGGGATTCAAAAG ATCAGCTGATCACCATCGTTCCTGTTACAGTGGCCGCAGTTGTGAGTACGTACATGCTGACACGCTACTTCAGAGGGCAGAGCGATCCCAAGAGCAGAATCAACCAGACCATCAACAAAGACAGCCCCAAAGTAGTGCACAGCTTCGACGTCGAAGACATCGGCAACAAGGTTGTCTACTGCAGATGCTGGAGGTCCAAGAAG TTTCCCTACTGTGATGGCGCACACAGCAAACATAATGAGGAAACTGGTGATAATGTCGGACCACTGATCATTAAGAAGAGAAATGCAGCAGGCCAAAAAATCCCTgagtga
- the zgc:110843 gene encoding CDGSH iron-sulfur domain-containing protein 1 isoform X1, translated as MSPQVLALSAFTKPGLIPGSRDSKDQLITIVPVTVAAVVSTYMLTRYFRGQSDPKSRINQTINKDSPKVVHSFDVEDIGNKVVYCRCWRSKKEVKRSAYCSSAYNHQMEPLYQFMSQDYNAHLRVKSAAGSGALIDPH; from the exons ATGTCACCCCAGGTTCTAGCTCTTTCTGCGTTCACTAAACCGGGATTAATACCGGGCTCAAGGGATTCAAAAG ATCAGCTGATCACCATCGTTCCTGTTACAGTGGCCGCAGTTGTGAGTACGTACATGCTGACACGCTACTTCAGAGGGCAGAGCGATCCCAAGAGCAGAATCAACCAGACCATCAACAAAGACAGCCCCAAAGTAGTGCACAGCTTCGACGTCGAAGACATCGGCAACAAGGTTGTCTACTGCAGATGCTGGAGGTCCAAGAAG GAAGTCAAGAGATCAGCCTACTGCAGTTCCGCCTACAACCACCAGATGGAGCCACTGTACCAGTTCATGTCTCAG GACTATAACGCGCACCTCCGCGTCAAATCCGCAGCCGGCAGCGGCGCACTGATCGATCCGCATTGA
- the zgc:110843 gene encoding CDGSH iron-sulfur domain-containing protein 1 isoform X3, which translates to MSPQVLALSAFTKPGLIPGSRDSKVAAVVSTYMLTRYFRGQSDPKSRINQTINKDSPKVVHSFDVEDIGNKVVYCRCWRSKKEVKRSAYCSSAYNHQMEPLYQFMSQDYNAHLRVKSAAGSGALIDPH; encoded by the exons ATGTCACCCCAGGTTCTAGCTCTTTCTGCGTTCACTAAACCGGGATTAATACCGGGCTCAAGGGATTCAAAAG TGGCCGCAGTTGTGAGTACGTACATGCTGACACGCTACTTCAGAGGGCAGAGCGATCCCAAGAGCAGAATCAACCAGACCATCAACAAAGACAGCCCCAAAGTAGTGCACAGCTTCGACGTCGAAGACATCGGCAACAAGGTTGTCTACTGCAGATGCTGGAGGTCCAAGAAG GAAGTCAAGAGATCAGCCTACTGCAGTTCCGCCTACAACCACCAGATGGAGCCACTGTACCAGTTCATGTCTCAG GACTATAACGCGCACCTCCGCGTCAAATCCGCAGCCGGCAGCGGCGCACTGATCGATCCGCATTGA